From a region of the Paenibacillus sp. R14(2021) genome:
- the spoVG gene encoding septation regulator SpoVG: MQITDVRLRRVNSEGRMKAIASITIDNEFVVHDIRVIDGNNGMFVAMPSKRTPDGEFRDIAHPISSTTREKIQAAVLAEYERAATEEEVIEEGA, from the coding sequence ATGCAAATTACCGATGTTAGACTCCGCCGAGTAAATTCCGAAGGTCGCATGAAGGCAATCGCCTCCATTACCATTGACAATGAATTTGTCGTTCACGATATTCGCGTGATAGACGGCAACAATGGAATGTTCGTGGCAATGCCAAGCAAGCGTACGCCGGATGGAGAATTCCGCGATATCGCACACCCGATCTCTTCGACGACACGGGAGAAGATTCAAGCTGCCGTCCTCGCAGAATACGAACGTGCTGCCACGGAAGAAGAAGTTATTGAAGAAGGCGCTTAA
- the glmU gene encoding bifunctional UDP-N-acetylglucosamine diphosphorylase/glucosamine-1-phosphate N-acetyltransferase GlmU produces the protein MKVMAIILAAGQGKRMKSKLYKVLHPVCGKSMVEHVLQTVKDAACQRTVVVVGHGAEMVRSYLGEGIEFVFQEQQLGTGHAVQQAEPLLGGEDGTTVILYGDTPLVTSETIGSLLQIHTDTGSAATVLTAVVPNPQGLGRIIRDEAGNVLRIVEQKDCTPEQAAITEINTGMYCFDNKKLFQALRKVTNQNAQGEYYLTDVMEILKNAGETVGAYCTPDFAEGIGVNDRVGLGEAEALMRARIVRKHQIAGVTIIDPAATYIEADVVIGSDTVIYPGTVLRGKTVIGEDCVIGPNADITDTTIGSGVTVKHAVSAESIIGDESAVGPYAYLRPGSKLGVGCKIGDFVELKNAELGDGTKVSHLSYVGDAKVGKDVNIGCGAITVNYDGYNKSLTEIGDNAFVGSNVNLIAPVKIGDGAYVVAGSTITQDVPANDVAIARERQVNKPGYAEKLRGRARAKKESKAKS, from the coding sequence TTGAAAGTTATGGCTATTATTCTTGCCGCTGGACAGGGCAAGCGCATGAAGTCCAAATTATATAAAGTGCTTCATCCTGTGTGTGGAAAGTCGATGGTGGAGCATGTGCTTCAAACGGTGAAGGACGCCGCTTGCCAGCGCACGGTCGTCGTGGTTGGGCACGGCGCCGAGATGGTACGTTCGTATCTTGGCGAAGGCATCGAGTTCGTGTTTCAGGAGCAGCAGCTCGGTACCGGCCATGCGGTGCAGCAGGCTGAGCCGCTGCTAGGCGGAGAAGACGGCACAACCGTCATTCTGTACGGCGATACGCCGCTCGTTACATCGGAGACAATCGGTTCGCTGCTTCAGATCCATACAGATACGGGCTCCGCTGCAACGGTGCTGACCGCAGTCGTACCGAACCCGCAAGGACTTGGCCGAATCATTCGCGACGAAGCGGGCAACGTGCTGCGCATCGTGGAGCAGAAGGACTGCACGCCAGAGCAAGCGGCGATTACCGAGATCAACACAGGCATGTACTGCTTCGATAATAAGAAGCTGTTTCAGGCGCTTCGCAAGGTGACGAACCAGAATGCCCAAGGCGAGTATTATTTGACGGATGTCATGGAGATCCTCAAGAACGCGGGCGAGACGGTCGGCGCCTACTGCACGCCGGACTTCGCGGAAGGCATCGGCGTAAACGACCGTGTCGGTCTCGGCGAAGCGGAAGCGCTGATGCGCGCGCGCATCGTGCGCAAGCATCAAATCGCCGGCGTCACAATTATCGATCCTGCTGCAACGTATATTGAAGCGGACGTGGTCATCGGTTCCGATACTGTCATCTATCCCGGCACGGTGCTGCGCGGCAAGACGGTGATCGGCGAGGACTGCGTCATCGGTCCTAACGCGGATATTACGGATACGACGATCGGCAGCGGCGTTACGGTGAAGCATGCCGTCTCGGCGGAATCCATCATCGGCGACGAGTCCGCTGTCGGTCCTTACGCGTACCTGCGCCCAGGCTCGAAGCTTGGCGTCGGCTGCAAGATCGGCGACTTCGTGGAGCTGAAGAATGCCGAGCTCGGCGACGGCACCAAAGTCTCTCATCTGAGCTATGTCGGCGATGCGAAGGTAGGCAAGGATGTCAACATCGGCTGCGGTGCGATTACGGTCAACTACGACGGGTATAACAAGTCGCTCACGGAGATTGGCGACAATGCGTTCGTTGGCAGCAATGTCAATCTGATCGCGCCGGTCAAGATCGGCGACGGCGCTTATGTCGTCGCAGGGTCAACCATCACGCAAGATGTGCCTGCGAATGATGTGGCCATCGCCCGCGAGCGTCAGGTGAACAAGCCGGGCTATGCGGAGAAGCTGCGCGGACGCGCCAGGGCGAAGAAAGAAAGCAAAGCGAAGAGCTGA
- a CDS encoding 50S ribosomal protein L25, with translation MAIPFQAEARTTGTQGDLRKLRQSGIIPGVVYGTKLGKPMTVSVSEKELLALLRSHPHALLELDIPGAGKQPVMLTGVQREPLSRAVLHIDFHQVNMNESIKTSVRLDMVGDAEGVREGGILQAMLHELEIHCLPNQIPDAIEVDVAQLGIGENLLIGDLRLPSGVTTRVDAEQVVVTILAPQKELSEEEAAEAAEETEEAAQRSHEAKMSVHTSE, from the coding sequence ATGGCGATACCATTTCAGGCTGAGGCACGGACGACAGGCACACAGGGCGACTTACGGAAATTGAGGCAGTCAGGCATCATTCCAGGCGTTGTATATGGCACGAAGCTGGGTAAGCCGATGACCGTATCGGTGAGCGAGAAGGAACTGCTTGCCCTGCTGCGTTCCCATCCGCATGCCTTGCTGGAGCTCGATATACCGGGGGCCGGCAAGCAGCCGGTCATGCTGACAGGGGTGCAGCGCGAGCCGTTGTCGCGCGCGGTGCTCCATATCGATTTTCACCAGGTCAATATGAATGAGTCAATTAAAACTTCGGTTCGGCTCGACATGGTCGGCGATGCGGAGGGCGTACGCGAAGGCGGCATTCTTCAAGCGATGCTGCATGAGCTGGAGATACATTGCCTGCCGAATCAAATTCCGGATGCGATCGAGGTGGATGTGGCGCAGCTTGGCATCGGCGAGAATTTGCTTATTGGCGACCTGCGGCTCCCTTCAGGCGTAACAACTCGGGTGGACGCGGAGCAGGTGGTCGTCACGATCCTTGCGCCGCAGAAAGAACTGAGCGAGGAAGAAGCAGCAGAGGCAGCCGAGGAAACGGAAGAAGCCGCGCAGCGCTCGCACGAAGCGAAGATGAGCGTGCACACGTCGGAATAA
- the pth gene encoding aminoacyl-tRNA hydrolase gives MKWIVGLGNPGPAYQGTRHNVGFMVVDELAKRWGISVTQNKCKALIGEGNVAGTKVVLIKPMTFMNLSGETVRSFMDYFKADLEDAIIVYDDMDTETGRIRLRYQGSSGGQNGIKSIIQHTGTQSFNRIRMGISRPKPGMSISDYVLSNFPKSEGELLRTMLEESCDAAEFALTNPFERTMAKFNR, from the coding sequence ATGAAATGGATTGTCGGACTCGGCAACCCCGGCCCCGCTTATCAAGGGACGCGGCATAATGTCGGATTTATGGTCGTGGACGAACTGGCTAAACGCTGGGGAATTTCGGTCACGCAGAACAAATGCAAAGCACTGATCGGCGAAGGCAATGTCGCCGGCACGAAAGTCGTGCTCATTAAGCCCATGACGTTCATGAACCTCTCGGGAGAGACCGTGCGCAGCTTCATGGATTATTTTAAAGCGGATCTCGAGGACGCCATTATCGTCTATGACGATATGGATACGGAGACCGGCCGCATCCGGCTTCGTTATCAGGGCAGCTCGGGCGGGCAAAACGGCATCAAATCGATTATTCAGCATACGGGCACGCAGTCGTTCAACCGGATTCGGATGGGGATCTCTCGTCCGAAGCCCGGGATGAGCATCTCGGACTATGTGCTTTCGAATTTTCCGAAGAGCGAGGGCGAGCTGCTGAGGACGATGCTCGAGGAGAGCTGCGACGCGGCCGAGTTTGCGCTCACGAACCCATTTGAACGTACAATGGCCAAATTTAACCGTTAA
- a CDS encoding anti-sigma-F factor Fin family protein, with protein sequence MAVNYVCRHCKTAMGSINNDHISEMQLGFHFLTPEERSDIIAYNPNGDVTVNVVCDYCREAIENNPELLLVANPLQ encoded by the coding sequence ATGGCTGTGAATTATGTTTGCCGGCACTGCAAAACGGCGATGGGCTCCATCAACAACGACCACATCTCGGAAATGCAGCTTGGTTTCCATTTCTTGACCCCCGAGGAGCGCAGCGATATAATAGCGTATAATCCGAACGGAGACGTTACGGTCAACGTGGTCTGCGACTATTGTCGCGAAGCGATAGAAAACAATCCTGAGCTGCTGCTTGTGGCGAATCCGCTGCAATAA
- the mfd gene encoding transcription-repair coupling factor → MKALLEAYAADTDFGSIVSGIKKGMREQLISGLAGSSRQVMIAAMKQELDRPMLVVTHNMFAAQKIAEDLVECLSSDEVLLYPANELVAAEAAISSPETLAQRMDVLIRLSQGFRGIVVVPFSGVRRYLPLSSVMANARIELKVGQTLSLEAFLRQMVELGYERVDKVEGKGEMSVRGGIVDFFPLTSPHPYRIEWFDDEIDSIRTFDSSDQRSIEKLEQYSVPPCQELTADKRRFENAAQHASELLEQQLQRMTDRTAKDRLRAEIGSEIEKLREHHYFPEIYKYISLLYPERQTLFDYVSKDTLLIYDEPTRLIETGRQLERDEAEWATHLMTSGKALPSLALARPSDDVLFHRPFPTLFLSLFLRQIPHTQPQNILNVVSRAMQNFHGQMNVLKTEMDRWRKSGATVMMLAGSAERMDRMRRVLQDYGIEPPILIEGNLQSGFELPSIHLVVITEGEMFSQKQRKARRLDKKMDNAERIKSYTELKVGDYVVHQNHGIGKYMGIGTLEIAGIHKDYMHIMYAGGDKLSVPIEQIDLIQKYVGNEEKEPKVYKLGGSEWTRVKSKAQSSVKDIADELIKLYADRQATTGFAFGQDTSYQQDFEAMFPYDETVDQLRAIKEIKQDMMTERPMDRLLCGDVGYGKTEVAVRAAFKAAIEGKQVAILVPTTILAQQHYETFRERFSGFPFNVQVLSRFRSKKDQSATMKGLKAGTVDVVIGTHRLLSQDIIFKDLGLLIVDEEQRFGVSHKEKLKRLKTNVDVLTLTATPIPRTLHMSMLGVRDLSVIETPPENRFPVQTYVVEYSPSLVRESIERELARGGQVYYLYNRVQGIHQMAEQIHALVPDARVAVGHGQMSEQELEKTILDFLDGESDVLVSTSIIETGVDIPNVNTLIVHDADKMGLSQLYQLRGRVGRSNRIAYAYFTYQRDKVLTEVAEKRLQSIKEFTELGSGFKIAMRDLSIRGAGNLLGAEQHGFIASVGFDLYSQMLADEIARRKAEMGGEAAVPEKEVSTVIDMSIDAYLPSSYIYDSIQKIEIYKKVAAARSFEEADDLRDELVDRFGDLPQAVDNLLSVARLKVFGAICGIEQISGKSEDITLRFAEREKQRFDTKKVDLLCLQLENRFKRSMGQEPYPIVQLRGKGLSVEQKLELLERFLTQYKDTIQSKGELQDVTH, encoded by the coding sequence TTGAAAGCATTACTGGAAGCATATGCTGCGGATACGGATTTTGGCTCCATTGTATCCGGGATTAAGAAAGGGATGCGCGAGCAGCTGATTTCGGGGCTGGCCGGCTCATCGCGGCAGGTTATGATTGCTGCGATGAAGCAGGAGCTGGACCGGCCGATGCTCGTCGTTACCCACAATATGTTCGCGGCGCAGAAGATAGCCGAGGATTTGGTGGAATGCCTCTCTTCGGACGAGGTGCTGCTCTACCCCGCGAACGAGCTGGTCGCTGCGGAAGCAGCGATATCGAGCCCGGAAACACTGGCTCAGCGGATGGATGTGCTTATCCGGCTGTCGCAGGGGTTTCGCGGGATTGTTGTCGTGCCGTTCTCCGGCGTCCGGCGTTATCTGCCGCTCAGCAGCGTCATGGCTAATGCCCGCATTGAGCTGAAGGTCGGACAGACGCTGTCCTTGGAAGCGTTTTTACGGCAGATGGTCGAGCTCGGATACGAGCGGGTCGATAAGGTGGAAGGCAAGGGAGAAATGAGCGTCAGGGGCGGCATCGTCGATTTCTTCCCGCTGACGTCTCCGCACCCGTACCGCATCGAATGGTTCGATGACGAAATCGACTCCATCCGCACGTTCGACTCCTCCGACCAGCGCTCCATCGAGAAGCTGGAGCAGTACAGCGTACCGCCCTGCCAGGAGCTGACGGCGGACAAACGCCGGTTCGAGAACGCGGCGCAGCATGCGTCTGAGCTCTTGGAGCAGCAGCTGCAGCGAATGACGGACCGCACGGCCAAGGACCGGCTGCGCGCGGAGATCGGCTCGGAAATCGAGAAGCTGCGGGAGCATCACTATTTTCCCGAAATCTATAAATATATTTCGCTGCTCTATCCCGAGCGGCAGACGTTATTCGATTATGTCTCCAAGGATACGCTGCTCATCTATGACGAGCCGACTCGTCTCATCGAGACCGGGCGCCAGCTGGAGCGGGACGAGGCGGAGTGGGCGACACATCTTATGACGAGCGGCAAGGCGCTGCCGTCGCTTGCGCTTGCCCGTCCGTCTGATGACGTGCTGTTCCATCGTCCATTTCCGACGCTGTTCTTATCGCTCTTCCTGCGGCAGATTCCGCACACGCAGCCGCAGAATATCCTTAACGTCGTCAGCCGGGCGATGCAGAATTTCCACGGCCAGATGAACGTGCTGAAGACGGAGATGGACCGGTGGCGCAAATCAGGAGCCACCGTCATGATGCTGGCCGGCAGCGCGGAGCGGATGGATCGCATGCGCCGGGTGCTGCAGGATTACGGCATCGAGCCGCCGATTCTGATCGAAGGCAACCTGCAGAGCGGGTTTGAGCTGCCTTCCATCCATTTGGTCGTCATTACCGAGGGCGAGATGTTCTCGCAGAAGCAGCGAAAGGCGCGGCGCCTCGACAAGAAGATGGATAATGCCGAGCGGATCAAGAGCTACACGGAGCTGAAGGTCGGCGATTACGTCGTTCATCAGAACCACGGCATCGGCAAATACATGGGCATCGGCACGCTTGAGATCGCCGGTATCCATAAGGACTACATGCATATTATGTACGCCGGCGGCGACAAGCTGTCCGTGCCGATCGAACAGATCGACCTCATACAGAAATACGTCGGCAACGAAGAGAAGGAGCCGAAGGTTTACAAGCTCGGCGGAAGCGAATGGACGCGCGTGAAGAGCAAGGCGCAGTCGTCGGTCAAAGATATCGCCGACGAGCTCATCAAGCTGTATGCCGACAGGCAGGCGACAACGGGCTTCGCGTTCGGGCAGGATACGTCGTACCAGCAGGATTTCGAAGCCATGTTCCCTTATGACGAAACCGTAGATCAGCTTCGCGCGATTAAAGAAATCAAGCAGGATATGATGACCGAGCGTCCGATGGACCGGCTGCTTTGCGGCGATGTCGGCTACGGCAAGACCGAGGTGGCAGTCCGCGCCGCGTTCAAGGCCGCGATTGAAGGCAAGCAGGTCGCGATACTGGTGCCGACTACGATTCTGGCGCAGCAGCATTACGAGACGTTCCGCGAGCGGTTCTCGGGCTTCCCGTTCAACGTGCAGGTGCTGAGCCGATTCCGCTCCAAGAAGGATCAGTCGGCAACGATGAAGGGGCTGAAGGCCGGCACGGTGGATGTGGTCATCGGGACGCACCGTCTGCTTTCGCAGGATATTATTTTTAAAGATTTGGGCTTGCTCATCGTGGATGAGGAGCAGCGCTTCGGCGTATCGCATAAGGAGAAGCTGAAGCGGCTGAAGACGAATGTCGACGTGCTGACGCTGACGGCGACGCCGATTCCGAGAACGCTGCATATGTCCATGCTCGGCGTGCGGGACTTGTCCGTCATCGAGACGCCGCCGGAGAACCGGTTTCCGGTGCAAACGTACGTTGTCGAGTACAGCCCGTCCTTGGTGCGCGAATCCATCGAGCGGGAGCTTGCGCGCGGCGGCCAGGTGTATTACTTGTACAACCGCGTGCAGGGCATCCATCAGATGGCGGAGCAGATTCACGCGCTCGTACCGGATGCGCGGGTTGCCGTTGGCCACGGGCAGATGTCCGAGCAGGAGCTGGAGAAGACGATTCTCGACTTTCTCGACGGAGAATCTGACGTCCTGGTCAGTACCAGCATTATTGAGACAGGCGTGGATATTCCGAACGTCAACACGCTCATCGTGCATGATGCGGACAAGATGGGCTTGTCCCAGCTCTACCAGCTGCGCGGCCGGGTAGGCCGTTCCAATCGCATCGCGTATGCGTATTTCACCTATCAGCGGGATAAGGTGCTGACGGAAGTGGCGGAGAAGCGTCTGCAGTCGATCAAGGAATTCACGGAGCTCGGCTCCGGGTTCAAGATCGCGATGCGGGACTTGTCCATCCGCGGAGCGGGTAATCTGCTCGGCGCAGAGCAGCATGGGTTCATTGCATCCGTCGGCTTCGATCTCTACTCGCAAATGCTAGCCGACGAGATCGCGCGGCGTAAGGCGGAAATGGGCGGCGAGGCCGCAGTGCCTGAGAAGGAAGTAAGCACGGTCATCGATATGAGCATTGATGCCTACTTGCCCTCTTCCTATATTTACGATAGCATACAGAAGATAGAGATTTATAAGAAAGTCGCCGCAGCTCGTTCCTTCGAGGAGGCAGATGATCTGCGGGATGAGCTGGTTGACCGATTCGGCGATTTGCCGCAGGCGGTCGATAATTTGCTGTCCGTTGCCCGTCTCAAGGTGTTTGGCGCCATTTGCGGAATCGAGCAAATCAGCGGCAAGAGCGAGGATATTACCTTGCGGTTCGCGGAGCGCGAGAAGCAGAGGTTCGATACGAAGAAGGTCGACCTGCTGTGCTTGCAGCTGGAAAACCGGTTCAAGCGCTCGATGGGACAGGAGCCGTACCCGATCGTACAGCTGCGGGGCAAGGGCTTGTCGGTGGAGCAGAAGCTTGAACTGCTGGAGCGGTTTTTGACGCAATACAAAGACACCATTCAATCGAAAGGGGAACTACAGGATGTTACGCATTAG
- a CDS encoding peptidylprolyl isomerase — MLRIRHARRTILLALVAALVIVLAAGCGKKTEEGGAPGAGAGKTIATYKDGTVTEQEFKKYSTFFGIVQPQTEMYLSIPQLQEQFLREYIGYKILYKPLADKKLDDASQKQVDEFYAQISKGIDSDAALKKKVSDAGLTEKDIRYFYTMITTIMKDEESKVTDEDVKKQFEATKADYNIITVRHILIATADPQTGAEKRKDEEALKLAKDVKAQLDAGGDWKELAKKYSDDTGSKDKGGLYENQPAKGWVAEFKEAANKQEIGKIGDPVKSQFGYHVMKVEKRTETPFDKLTADEKTGIKQEAASAKLNAFMTTDLPKLITKIDLPKAEAPAGDTKTNTGTTNTDKKDDASTNEKKTEGK, encoded by the coding sequence ATGTTACGCATTAGACACGCAAGAAGAACGATCCTGCTCGCGCTTGTCGCTGCACTGGTTATCGTGCTTGCAGCAGGCTGCGGCAAGAAGACCGAGGAGGGCGGCGCGCCGGGCGCGGGAGCCGGCAAGACGATCGCGACCTATAAGGACGGCACCGTGACCGAGCAGGAATTCAAGAAATACTCCACGTTCTTCGGCATCGTTCAACCGCAGACAGAGATGTACCTAAGCATCCCTCAGCTGCAGGAGCAGTTCCTGCGCGAGTATATCGGCTACAAAATTTTGTACAAGCCGTTGGCGGACAAGAAGCTGGATGACGCATCGCAGAAACAAGTCGACGAATTCTATGCGCAAATCAGTAAAGGCATCGATTCGGATGCGGCCTTGAAGAAGAAGGTATCCGATGCTGGTTTGACGGAGAAGGATATCCGCTATTTCTACACGATGATCACAACCATCATGAAAGACGAAGAGAGCAAAGTAACCGACGAAGACGTGAAGAAACAATTTGAGGCGACTAAAGCCGATTATAATATCATCACCGTTCGCCATATTCTGATCGCGACAGCCGATCCGCAAACCGGCGCCGAGAAGCGCAAGGACGAAGAAGCGCTTAAACTCGCGAAGGATGTGAAGGCGCAGCTGGATGCAGGCGGCGACTGGAAAGAGCTTGCCAAGAAATACTCCGACGATACCGGCTCCAAGGACAAAGGCGGTCTCTATGAGAACCAACCGGCCAAAGGCTGGGTTGCGGAATTCAAAGAAGCAGCCAACAAGCAGGAGATCGGCAAAATCGGCGACCCGGTTAAGTCGCAGTTCGGTTACCACGTTATGAAGGTAGAGAAGCGCACGGAGACGCCGTTCGACAAGCTGACAGCTGACGAGAAAACGGGAATCAAGCAGGAAGCGGCGTCCGCCAAGCTGAACGCGTTCATGACGACGGATCTGCCGAAGCTGATTACGAAGATCGATCTGCCGAAGGCGGAAGCGCCAGCGGGCGACACGAAAACAAACACAGGCACGACGAATACCGACAAGAAAGACGATGCTTCCACGAACGAGAAGAAAACCGAGGGTAAATAA
- a CDS encoding lactonase family protein, which yields MGEQFIYTGSYAGAEQEGVSALRFAVKNGGLTRQAGLAGMHHPSFVHSNAAGTRLYVVSETGAEPGSLFSYAVDAGSGELTLIHEVSTLGGSPCHITLDAEQQLILVTNYTGGSISLYAVQTDGSLLLADHIVHEGRGPRDDRQEAPHPHSSIIDAANQYVLVADLGTDELVSYRIDHEARKLIRQGSTSTAPGAGPRHMAFSPSGERLYVINELDNTVGLYAYEAVNAELSLLQVISTLPESFAGESSCADIHVRADGRFLYASNRGHDSIAVYRIDEEGRLALVEIVSSGGRTPRNFAISPDGQHLLAANQDSDSIVGYRINKESGRLSPTGQTFETYKPVCIAFV from the coding sequence ATGGGAGAGCAGTTCATTTATACAGGGTCCTACGCGGGGGCGGAACAAGAAGGCGTATCGGCGCTGCGCTTCGCGGTGAAAAACGGCGGTCTTACGCGCCAAGCAGGCTTGGCGGGCATGCATCATCCTTCTTTCGTACACAGCAACGCCGCGGGGACGAGGCTTTACGTCGTCAGCGAAACAGGGGCAGAGCCTGGCAGTTTGTTCAGCTATGCGGTGGACGCGGGCAGCGGGGAACTGACGTTGATCCATGAAGTGTCGACTTTAGGCGGTTCCCCCTGTCACATTACGCTCGATGCGGAGCAGCAGCTCATTCTAGTGACCAACTATACGGGCGGATCAATTAGCCTCTATGCCGTGCAGACGGACGGATCCCTTCTGCTGGCGGACCATATTGTACACGAAGGAAGAGGCCCCCGGGATGACCGGCAGGAAGCGCCGCATCCCCATTCTTCTATTATCGATGCAGCTAACCAGTATGTGCTCGTCGCCGATCTCGGGACGGATGAGCTCGTAAGCTACCGTATCGATCATGAGGCGCGCAAGCTGATTCGCCAAGGCTCGACCTCGACGGCACCCGGAGCAGGACCGCGTCATATGGCTTTCAGCCCATCCGGCGAGAGGCTCTATGTCATTAATGAGTTGGACAATACCGTAGGCCTATACGCCTATGAAGCGGTAAATGCCGAGCTGTCCCTGCTGCAGGTTATCTCCACGCTGCCGGAATCGTTTGCGGGCGAAAGCTCCTGCGCGGATATCCACGTCAGGGCGGACGGCCGATTCTTGTATGCGTCCAATCGGGGACATGATAGCATTGCCGTGTACCGCATTGACGAAGAAGGACGGCTCGCGCTTGTCGAGATCGTTTCGAGCGGCGGCCGCACGCCGCGGAATTTCGCGATTTCTCCCGATGGACAGCATCTGCTCGCAGCGAATCAGGACAGCGACTCGATTGTGGGTTATCGCATTAATAAGGAATCCGGACGGCTGTCTCCGACAGGACAAACGTTCGAAACGTATAAACCGGTTTGTATCGCTTTTGTGTAA
- a CDS encoding ABC transporter substrate-binding protein, whose translation MKQMKRSITLLLLIAMLTVLAGCGGSKEAASGSSGEPITIALSPWPGWFFWYLVDEKGFFDKHGVKVDLKWFPVYSDSLQALATGKVDANSQTLSDTLAPASKGIGLKTVLVNDNSFGGDAIVSKPDIQSIQDLKGKTVATELGTVDHLLLLTALDKNGLTEKDVNYVNMTVNDAGPAFISGKTDASVLWEPFQTKAVKEGKGKVLFSSKDTPGLIPDLLVFRDSVVKDRPDDIQKIVDAWFDALDYFQSHQDEAIAIMAKKAETTPEDFKLGLGSIKLFTAADNVNAFGKREDYTSLSYTAKKTADFLKKLDMVDEIKDFDALFDPQFVEKAAKE comes from the coding sequence ATGAAACAAATGAAACGATCCATCACACTGCTTTTGCTTATTGCCATGCTTACTGTGCTTGCAGGCTGCGGGGGTTCCAAGGAAGCGGCGTCCGGTTCGAGCGGCGAACCGATCACGATCGCGCTCAGCCCATGGCCGGGCTGGTTTTTCTGGTACCTGGTCGATGAGAAAGGCTTCTTCGATAAACACGGCGTGAAAGTCGATTTGAAATGGTTTCCGGTATACAGCGACTCCCTGCAGGCGCTTGCGACCGGCAAGGTCGACGCGAACAGCCAGACGCTTAGCGACACGCTCGCGCCGGCTTCGAAAGGCATCGGACTGAAGACCGTGCTCGTCAACGACAACTCCTTCGGCGGCGATGCCATCGTCAGCAAGCCCGATATCCAATCGATTCAAGACTTGAAGGGCAAGACCGTTGCAACGGAGCTTGGAACCGTCGATCATCTGCTGCTCTTGACGGCGCTCGACAAGAACGGCCTGACCGAGAAGGATGTTAACTATGTGAACATGACCGTCAACGATGCAGGTCCTGCGTTTATCTCCGGCAAGACCGATGCTTCCGTCCTGTGGGAGCCGTTCCAGACGAAAGCCGTCAAGGAAGGCAAGGGCAAGGTGCTCTTCTCCTCCAAGGATACGCCCGGTCTGATTCCGGATCTGCTCGTCTTCCGCGACAGCGTCGTGAAGGATCGCCCGGATGACATTCAGAAGATTGTTGATGCTTGGTTCGATGCGCTGGATTACTTCCAATCCCACCAGGATGAAGCGATTGCCATTATGGCGAAGAAGGCCGAGACGACGCCCGAGGACTTCAAGCTGGGTCTGGGCAGCATCAAGCTGTTCACGGCCGCGGATAACGTGAACGCGTTCGGCAAGCGGGAAGATTACACATCGCTGTCCTATACGGCGAAGAAAACAGCCGACTTCCTGAAGAAGCTGGATATGGTGGATGAAATCAAAGACTTCGACGCCTTGTTCGATCCCCAGTTCGTAGAAAAAGCCGCCAAGGAGTGA